From Panicum hallii strain FIL2 chromosome 2, PHallii_v3.1, whole genome shotgun sequence, a single genomic window includes:
- the LOC112879700 gene encoding probable carboxylesterase 15 has product MSPPSSEPRVVEDIRGLVQLMSDGTVRRSADPASFPVVDADDTDGDDGSGVEWKDVTWEREHDLNARLYQPRHLGAANDARIPVVAYFHGGGAGGGFFCLGSGRWPGPHGWCLRLAAELPAVVLSFDYRLAPEHRLPAAQEDGEEAMAWLRAHAAHDPWLADAADFARVFVAGASAGGNIAHHVVARFGKTGLGPPVRIRGSVLLTPAMAGAARTRAEAAPPDPNAALTTDMIDRYARLFLPPGETRDHPAINLSGPEAPALGAVATPPLLVVAAERDVLRDRHAQYARRIKEGWGKEVEYAELAGVGHGFSEADDPWTPRADELVRLVRRFVVAHMDAE; this is encoded by the coding sequence ATGTCGCCGCCGTCGTCAGAGCCGCGCGTGGTGGAAGACATCCGCGGCCTGGTGCAGCTGATGAGCGACGGCACGGTGCGGCGCAGCGCCGACCCGGCGTCGTTCCCCGTGGTGGACGCCGACGACACGGACGGCGACGACGGCAGCGGCGTGGAGTGGAAGGACGTGACGTGGGAGCGGGAGCACGACCTCAACGCGCGCCTCTACCAGCCGCGCCACCTCGGCGCGGCCAACGACGCGCGGATCCCCGTGGTGGCCTacttccacggcggcggcgccggcggcgggttcTTCTGCCTGGGCTCGGGGCGCTGGCCGGGGCCCCACGGGTGGtgcctccgcctcgccgcggAGCTCCCCGCCGTCGTGCTCTCATTCGACTACCGCCTCGCGCCCGAGCACCGCCTCCCCGCCGCGCAGGAGGACGGCGAGGAGGCCATGGCCTGGCTCCGCGCGCATGCCGCCCACGACCCCTGGCTCGCCGACGCCGCGGACTTCGCGCGCGTCTTCGTCGCCGGCGCCTCGGCCGGCGGCAACATCGCGCACCATGTCGTGGCCAGGTTCGGCAAGACCGGCCTCGGCCCGCCGGTCCGGATCCGCGGGTCCGTCCTCCTGAcgccggccatggccggcgCGGCCCGGACGCGTGCCGAGGCGGCGCCGCCCGACCCGAACGCGGCCCTCACCACCGACATGATCGACCGGTACGCGCGCCTCTTCCTGCCGCCGGGCGAGACCAGGGACCACCCGGCGATCAACCTGTCCGGGCCGGAGGCGCCGGCGCTGGGGGCCGTGGCGACGCCTCCCCTGCTCGTGGTCGCGGCGGAGCGCGACGTGCTCCGGGACCGGCACGCGCAGTACGCGCGGCGGATCAAGGAGGGGTGGGGCAAGGAGGTGGAGTACGCGGAGCTCGCCGGGGTCGGGCACGGGTTCTCGGAGGCCGACGACCCGTGGACGCCGCGCGCCGACGAGCTCGTCCGCCTCGTCCGGCGGTTCGTCGTCGCGCATATGGACGCGGAGTAG
- the LOC112880070 gene encoding protein MKS1-like, giving the protein MSSAAAKVMKRSGVSGGLQGPRPQPLSLPAAAASSARPSKRPRGDDGVGGGPGPVIVYEHTPRVIHARPDEFKALVQRLTGQQQRTTGDQEPVPLLPAAEPAPSSSHQEEETRTAAGDPLVLTLGQQAPRLHDDRTSVGLLSPGAGFLLSPGSLLFSPATMQAIQEFISS; this is encoded by the coding sequence AtgtcgtcggcggcggcgaaggtGATGAAGAGATCAGGGGTCAGCGGCGGCCTGCAGGGCCCGAGGCCGCAGCCGCTGAGCctgccggcggccgcggcgtcgTCGGCCCGGCCTTCCAAGAGACCCCGCGGAGACGATGGCGTCGGCGGCGGGCCGGGGCCTGTCATCGTGTACGAGCACACGCCCAGGGTCATCCACGCGCGGCCGGACGAGTTCAAGGCCCTCGTGCAGAGGCTCACCGGCCAGCAGCAACGGACGACCGGCGATCAGGAGCCCGTGCCGCTGCTGCCGGCAGCAGAAccggcgccgtcgtcgtcgcaCCAGGAGGAGGAGACCAGGACGGCTGCTGGCGACCCCCTGGTGCTCACGCTCGGGCAGCAAGCGCCGCGGCTCCATGACGACCGTACGTCGGTGGGTCTGCTTTCGCCGGGCGCCGGCTTCCTTCTCTCCCCGGGCAGCTTGCTCTTCTCGCCTGCCACCATGCAGGCCATACAGGAGTTCATCAGCTCATGA
- the LOC112882671 gene encoding calcium-dependent protein kinase 17: MGNTCVGPSAPSDRHSFFNSVSLAVLWRPAAAGAEPSPTPDPTPSTPSPTSSRAPDPVTISDSEHSPRNPNGKPKPKPKPKVKRVQSAGLLVGSVLRRDSERLKDLYTLGKKLGQGQFGTTYQCIEKATGKQFACKSIAKRKLVTDDDVEDVRREIQIMHHLAGHPNVVSIVGAYEDAVAVHLVMELCAGGELFDRIIQRGHYSEKAAAQLARVIIGVVEACHSLGVMHRDLKPENFLFVNQKEDAPLKAIDFGLSIFFKPGEIFSDVVGSPYYVAPEVLMKDYGCKVDVWSAGVIIYILLSGVPPFWDETEQGIFEQVLKGEVDFSSDPWSSISESAKDLVRKMLNRDPRKRLTAHEALCHPWVCVDGVAPDKPLDPAVLTRLKQFSAMNKLKKMALRVIAENLSEDEIAGLREMFKMLDTDNSGQITLEELKIGLKRVGANLKDSEIVTLMEAADIDNSGSIDYGEFLAATLHLNKVEREDNLFAAFSYFDKDGSGYITHDELQKACEEFGIRDTHLEDIIRDIDKNNDGRIDYNEFVTMMQKGNNPLGKKGHAKMSFGLREALKLG; the protein is encoded by the exons ATGGGGAACACCTGCGTCGGCCCCAGCGCCCCCTCGGACCGCCACAGCTTCTTCAACTCCGTCTCCCTCGCCGTGCTctggcgccccgccgccgccggcgcggagCCCTCCCCGACCCCCGACCCCACCCCCTCCACTCCTTCCCCGACCTCCTCCAGGGCCCCCGACCCCGTCACCATCTCCGACTCCGAGCACTCGCCCCGCAACCCGAACGGCAAGCCCAAGCCCAAGCCCAAGCCCAAGGTGAAGCGCGTGCAGAGCGCCGGCCTCCTCGTCGGCTCCGTCCTGAGGCGAGACTCCGAGCGGCTCAAGGACCTCTACACCCTGGGCAAGAAGCTCGGGCAGGGGCAGTTCGGCACCACCTACCAGTGCATCGAGAAGGCGACGGGCAAGCAGTTCGCCTGCAAGTCCATCGCCAAGCGGAAGCTCGTTACCGACGACGACGTCGAGGACGTGCGCCGCGAGATACAGATCATGCACCACCTCGCCGGCCACCCCAACGTCGTCTCCATCGTGGGGGCCTACGAGGACGCGGTCGCCGTGCACCTCGTCATGGAGCTGTGCGCGGGAGGGGAGCTGTTCGACAGGATCATACAGCGGGGGCACTACTCTGAGAAAGCCGCCGCGCAGCTGGCGCGGGTGATCATTGGGGTTGTCGAAGCTTGCCATTCCCTCGGGGTGATGCACAGAGACCTCAAGCCGGAGAATTTCTTGTTTGTAAACCAAAAGGAGGACGCGCCGTTAAAGGCTATTGACTTCGGGCTTTCCATCTTCTTCAAACCAG GTGAAATATTTTCGGATGTTGTTGGTAGTCCTTACTATGTTGCCCCTGAGGTTCTGATGAAAGACTATGGCTGCAAGGTGGATGTGTGGAGCGCAGGTGTAATAATTTATATCTTGTTGAGTGGGGTTCCTCCATTTTGGGATG AAACTGAACAAGGAATATTTGAACAAGTTCTGAAAGGCGAAGTTGATTTTTCATCCGATCCCTGGTCCAGTATTTCAGAGAGTGCAAAGGATTTGGTCAGGAAGATGCTAAACCGTGATCCCAGGAAGAGATTGACTGCACATGAAGCTCTAT GTCATCCCTGGGTTTGTGTTGATGGAGTTGCTCCGGACAAACCTCTGGATCCTGCTGTCTTAACCAGATTGAAACAGTTTTCTGCAATGAATAAACTAAAGAAGATGGCTCTTAGG GTCATTGCTGAGAATTTGTCTGAAGATGAAATTGCAGGATTGAGAGAAATGTTCAAAATGCTGGACACTGACAATAGTGGGCAGATCACATTGGAGGAACTAAAAATTGGCTTAAAGAGAGTTGGTGCTAACTTAAAGGACTCGGAAATTGTAACACTAATGGAAGCG GCAGATATTGATAACAGTGGTTCCATTGATTATGGAGAGTTCCTTGCTGCAACTTTACATCTGAACAAAGTTGAGCGAGAAGATAATCTCTTCGCAGCATTCTCATACTTTGATAAAGATGGCAGTGGTTACATTACTCATGATGAACTACAAAAGGCATGTGAGGAGTTTGGTATACGAGATACACACCTAGAAGATATCATCCGCGACATTGATAAAAACAAT GATGGCCGGATCGATTACAACGAATTTGTAACGATGATGCAGAAGGGAAATAACCCACTAGGGAAAAAGGGTCACGCCAAGATGAGCTTTGGTCTTAGGGAAGCATTGAAGCTTGGCTAA
- the LOC112882675 gene encoding 3-oxo-5-alpha-steroid 4-dehydrogenase 1-like, whose amino-acid sequence MWPSTWLPFLYPPPASVYVAAMSAVSLVSMANAGLAELRGNHMAYSKFWHVVAAGAGGDKQRRQGGGGGALLKSRDGMLVAYAPALVAAAASFAVPGAVEGARAQILSAALAVHFLKRVLEVLFVHRYSGSMPLDTAVTIATSYLLSTVTMIYAQHLSRGLPDPPVDLLYPGVVVFAVGIAGNFYHHYLLSTLRDGGGGGDKGYKIPRGGLFDLVTCPHYLFEITGFFGFAMIAQTVYALAVATGTAAYLAGRSCATRRWYESKFEEFPARIKALVPFVL is encoded by the exons ATGTGGCCGTCGACGTGGCTCCCGTTCCTGtacccgccgccggcgtcggtGTACGTGGCGGCGATGTCGGCGGTGTCGCTCGTGTCGATGGCCAACGCGGGCCTCGCCGAGCTCCGCGGCAACCACATGGCCTACTCCAAGTTCTGGCACGTCGTGGCCGCGGGCGCGGGGGGCGACAAGCAGCggcggcagggcggcggcggcggggcgcttCTGAAGAGCCGGGATGGGATGCTGGTGGCCTACGCCCCCGCGCTCGTCGCCGCCGCAGCGTCGTTCGCCGTGCCCGGAGCCGTCGAAGGCGCGCGCGCGCAGATCCTCAGCGCCGCGCTCGCCGTCCACTTCCTCAAACGCGTTCTCGAG GTGCTGTTCGTCCACCGGTACAGCGGGAGCATGCCGCTCGACACGGCGGTGACCATCGCCACCAGCTACCTGCTCAGCACGGTCACCATGATCTACGCGCAGCACCTCAGCCGCGGCCTCCCGGACCCTCCCGTCGACCTGCTCTACCCCGGCGTGGTCGTCTTCGCCGTCGGCATCGCCGGCAACTTCTACCACCACTACCTCCTCTCGACGCtgcgagacggcggcggcggcggcgacaagGGGTACAAGATCCCCAGGGGCGGCCTGTTCGACCTCGTCACCTGCCCGCACTACCTCTTCGAGATCACCGGGTTCTTCGGGTTCGCCATGATCGCGCAGACGGTGTACGCGCTCGCCGTGGCCACCGGAACGGCGGCCTACCTGGCCGGCCGGAGCTGCGCCACCAGGAGGTGGTACGAGTCCAAATTCGAGGAGTTCCCGGCCAGGATCAAAGCGTTGGTGCCATTTGTGTTGTAG
- the LOC112882672 gene encoding outer envelope protein 61, with protein sequence MMDPEMLRLAQEQMRRMSPDDLARMQQQLMSNPDLLRMASESMKNMKAEDLRRAAEQMNQTRPEDMRDMTEKLANTTPEEFAAMKAQADAQMSYAISGAKMLKKQGNELHNQGQYADAASKYKLAKDNLKNIPSSAAHTLQLQCTLNLMACYLKTGQFDECISQGSEVLTYDSSNVKAYYRRGQAYKELGKLEAAVSDLSKAHEISPEDETIAEVLRDTEEKLAQEGGGVNMRKGVVIEEVVEDDTSQPSSSQRSSPGYTVSQPPESHQAVRPSQNYVSKSGTEGLSKLGVEGMSPELVKTATNMIGTMKPEELQKMFEVASSMNGTSSVGPNMGSNMPEMSPDMLKMASDMIGKMSPDELQNMMNFASQMGGPGGAPRSSENNFQPSSRATTSNSPLGSSSQTISESPDELSNDQRMGQSSSSLPPSTADMQETMRNSMKDPATRQMMANMMKNMSPEMMANMSEQFGMKLSKEDAAKAQQAMSSLSPEDLDRMMRWMERAQRGVEVAKKTKNWLLGRRGLILAIVMLILAFILHQLGFIGT encoded by the exons ATGATGGATCCGGAGATGTTGCGGCTGGCGCAGGAGCAGATGCGCCGCATGTCGCCGGACGACCTCGCCAGGATGCAGCAGCAG CTGATGTCCAACCCTGACCTCTTAAGGATGGCTTCTGAGAGTATGAAGAACATGAAAGCTGAGGATTTAAGGCGAGCGGCGGAGCAGATGAATCAGACAAGACCAGAGGATATGCGTGATATGACTGAGAAACTCGCCAACACTACGCCCGAGGAGTTTGCTGCTATGAAGGCTCAAGCAGACGCTCAAATGTCGTATGCTATATCTGGTGCCAAGATGTTAAAGAAGCAG GGAAATGAACTTCATAACCAGGGACAGTATGCGGATGCTGCTAGCAAATACAAACTG GCCAAGGATAATTTAAAAAACATACCATCGTCTGCGGCGCATACTCTGCAGTTGCAATGTACCCTTAATCTAATGGCTTGTTATTTGAAGACGGGGCAATTTGACGAATGCATAAGCCAAGGTTCAGAG GTTCTAACTTATGATTCAAGCAATGTCAAAGCATATTATCGGAGGGGTCAAGCGTATAAAGAACTCGGAAAATTGGAG GCCGCTGTTTCTGACTTGAGTAAAGCCCATGAAATTTCCCCTGAGGATGAAACTATTGCTGAGGTTCTCAG AGATACTGAAGAAAAACTTGCACAGGAAGGGGGAGGAGTGAACATGCGAAAAGGTGTTGTTATTGAAGAGGTTGTAGAAGATGATACTTCACAGCCATCGAGCAGTCAAAGAAGTTCTCCTGGGTATACTGTTTCACAACCACCTGAAAGCCATCAAGCAGTCAGGCCATCCCAAAATTATGTTTCCAAGAGCGGTACTGAAGGCTTATCGAAGTTAGGAGTTGAAGGAATGTCGCCTGAACTTGTCAAAACTGCCACCAATATGATTGGCACAATGAAACCAGAAGAACTTCAGAAAATGTTCGAAGTTGCTTCTTCAATGAATGGCACTAGCTCTGTTGGTCCCAATATGGGATCCAATATGCCAGAAATGTCACCTGATATGCTTAAGATGGCATCTGATATGATTGGGAAGATGTCTCCTGATGAACTGCAGAATATGATGAATTTTGCTTCTCAGATGGGTGGGCCTGGTGGTGCCCCTAGGAGCTCAGAGAATAACTTCCAACCTTCATCGAGAGCCACAACAAGTAATTCACCCCTTGGATCATCTTCTCAAACTATTTCGGAGAGCCCTGATGAACTGTCAAACGATCAAAGGATGGGGCAGTCATCTTCTAGTCTTCCGCCTTCTACAGCTGATATGCAGGAAACCATGAGAAACTCTATGAAAGACCCTGCAACACGGCAG ATGATGGCAAACATGATGAAGAACATGAGCCCTGAGATGATGGCAAACATGAGCGAGCAATTTGGAATGAAGCTGTCAAAGGAGGATGCTGCAAAAGCTCAACAAGCCATGTCCTCATTATCCCCCGAGGATTTGGATAGAATG ATGAGATGGATGGAGCGAGCCCAGAGAGGGGTAGAAGTCGCGAAGAAGACAAAGAACTGGCTTTTAGGCCGGCGAGGCTTGATCCTTGCTATTGTCATGCTGATCCTGGCATTCATCCTTCACCAGCTTGGGTTTATCGGCACGTGA
- the LOC112882321 gene encoding E3 ubiquitin-protein ligase RHF2A-like, translating to MEGGGMEATAARMEELSSAAAFVEGGVQDACDDACSICLEAFSDSDPSAVTSCKHEFHLQCILEWCQRSSQCPMCWQAISMKDPMSQELLEAVEEERNVQENHARTTIFHHPLLGDFEVPVDADDAEIEERIIQHLAAAAAIRRSHRHARREGRRSRSAAHGHPQTLFFPTAEATSGGSMSSNSRQEGVHEHAPAVIFARPFPTVDSTEETGADTSVPGTSLANNGPVVSNNRVSKDQSSPVGQDEAGPSDVQSFSDSLKSRLQSVSTKYKDSITNSTRGWKERWFTQKNTISNLGSEVRREVNAGIAAVSRMMERLETRDGTGPSSTSATNVHSALDTNSQGASPPKVATVGNDASSSAT from the exons ATGGAGGGAGGGGGGAtggaggcgacggcggcgcggatGGAGGAGCtctcgtcggcggcggcgttcgtGGAGGGCGGCGTTCAGGACGCCTGCGACGACGCCTGCAGCATCTGTCTCGAGGCCTTCTCCGACAGCGACCCCTCCGCG GTGACCAGCTGCAAGCACGAGTTCCACCTCCAGTGCATCCTTGAGTG GTGCCAGAGAAGTTCCCAGTGTCCCATGTGTTGGCAGGCAATCAGCATGAAGGACCCAATGAG CCAAGAACTCCTTGAGGCTGTCGAGGAAGAGCGGAATGTGCAAGAAAATCATGCGCGCACAACTATTTTTCACCATCCACTGCTCGGAGATTTTGAG GTACCCGTCGATGCAGATGATGCAGAAATTGAAGAACGTATCATACAGCACTTGGCAGCTGCTGCTGCAATTCGTAGGTCGCACCGCCATGCCAGAAGAGAAGGTCGTCGCAGCAGATCGGCAGCGCATGGCCACCCACAAACTCTATTCTTTCCAACTGCGGAGGCCACTTCTGGTGGATCTATGTCATCAAATTCACGGCAAGAAGGGGTTCATGAACATGCTCCTGCTGTAATTTTTGCTCGCCCATTTCCTACCGTGGATTCTACAGAAGAAACAGGTGCAGACACATCTGTGCCTGGAACTTCCTTGGCTAATAATGGCCCTGTTGTGTCAAATAATAG AGTTTCTAAGGACCAATCTTCACCTGTCGGCCAAGATGAAGCCGGACCATCTGACGTGCAGTCATTCTCAGACTCATTAAAATCACGCCTGCAATCAGTTTCAACAAA GTACAAGGATTCTATAACGAATAGTACACGCGGGTGGAAGGAAAGGTGGTTCACGCAGAAGAACACTATATCAAATCTTGGTTCAGAGGTGAGAAGGGAGGTCAATGCTGGAATTGCTGCTGTATCTCGTATGATGGAGCGACTAGAAACACGGGATGGAACAGGACCATCATCTACTTCGGCAACCAACGTTCATTCTGCTTTAGATACAAATAGTCAAGGAGCTTCGCCCCCAAAAGTTGCGACTGTTGGAAATGATGCCTCGTCTTCAGCAACTTGA
- the LOC112882673 gene encoding uncharacterized protein LOC112882673 isoform X1, with the protein MDPCTAPPEPSTWRRAVRRRSLDGAGVPPGCRRAEELEEAVWRLRAEKEAAERAAAALRAELDAERGAAATAATETMLMIARLQREKAAAMMEARELQALAEGRALRECELHDRLAAVSALAASYAALLRAHGVDPEEAEDGGNYEDEDDDHSVEYLEADADGDGESHGGDAEATAVTALVAEEPPSPPTAEEESEYTADVQCVPCAATTEAAAPPALREASAARVAEDPSLYGRVAALEAESAAMRREVAALRAERALVVLARELARRLCLQAAADERAAVAAAERPRFSALAICRVLVLITDIVWLFSTIIWGKTHSASAASSSSGSSTSSHLRQILLLGRSKGDHRIQISRSPPRNQMPVSGETGLAGCEKPWSSPL; encoded by the exons ATGGACCCCTGCACCGCCCCGCCGGAGCCCTCCACGTGGCGCCGCGCGGTGAGGCGCCGCTCGCTGGACGGGGCCGGAGTACCGCCGGGGTGCCGGAGGGcggaggagctcgaggaggcggtgtggcggctgcgggcggagaAGGAGGCCGcggagcgcgcggcggcggcgctgcgggcggAGCTGGACGCGGAGCGCGGGGCTGCGGCGACCGCGGCGACCGAGACGATGCTGATGATCGCGCGGCTGCAGCGGGAGAAGGCCGCGGCCATGATGGAGGCGCGCGAGCTCCAGGCCCTCGCCGAGGGCCGGGCCCTGCGGGAATGCGAGCTGCATGACCGGCTCGCCGCGGTCTCCGCGCTCGCCGCGTCCTACGCCGCGCTGCTCCGCGCACACGGCGTCGACCCCGAGGAAGCGGAGGACGGCGGGAACTacgaggacgaggacgacgaTCATTCCGTCGAATACCTCGAGGCGGACGCGGATGGGGACGGCGAGAGCCACGGCGGAGACGCGGAGGCGACGGCAGTCACGGCACTGGTGGCCGAGGAGCCGCCGTCACCGCCTACGGCCGAGGAGGAGTCGGAGTACACCGCGGACGTGCAgtgcgtgccgtgcgcggccacGACGGAAGCCGCGGCCCCGCCGGCGCTGCGGGAGGCGAGCGCTGCCCGTGTCGCCGAGGACCCCAGTCTCTACGGGAGGGTAGCGGCGCTGGAGGCGGAGAGCGCGGCAATGCGGAgggaggtggcggcgctgcgggcGGAGCGCGCGCTGGTGGTGCTGGCGAGGGAGTTGGCGCGGCGGCTGTGCCTGCAGGCGGCGGCAGACGAGAGGgccgccgtggcggcggcggagaggccgCGCTTCTCGGCGCTCGCCATTTGCAGAGTACTTGTTCTGATAACTGATATAGTG TGGCTATTCTCTACAATAATTTGGGGAAAGACACATTCTGCATCTGCAGCCAG CTCCTCGTCCGGCTCGTCGACGTCGTCCCACCTCCGCCAGATTCTACTCCTGGGGAGATCCAAAGGCGATCACCGGATCCAGATCAGCCGGTCTCCACCGCGCAACCAAATGCCTGTGAGCGGAGAGACTGGACTGGCCGGCTGCGAGAAGCCATGGAGTTCCCCGTTGTGA
- the LOC112882673 gene encoding uncharacterized protein LOC112882673 isoform X2 yields MDPCTAPPEPSTWRRAVRRRSLDGAGVPPGCRRAEELEEAVWRLRAEKEAAERAAAALRAELDAERGAAATAATETMLMIARLQREKAAAMMEARELQALAEGRALRECELHDRLAAVSALAASYAALLRAHGVDPEEAEDGGNYEDEDDDHSVEYLEADADGDGESHGGDAEATAVTALVAEEPPSPPTAEEESEYTADVQCVPCAATTEAAAPPALREASAARVAEDPSLYGRVAALEAESAAMRREVAALRAERALVVLARELARRLCLQAAADERAAVAAAERPRFSALAICRWLFSTIIWGKTHSASAASSSSGSSTSSHLRQILLLGRSKGDHRIQISRSPPRNQMPVSGETGLAGCEKPWSSPL; encoded by the exons ATGGACCCCTGCACCGCCCCGCCGGAGCCCTCCACGTGGCGCCGCGCGGTGAGGCGCCGCTCGCTGGACGGGGCCGGAGTACCGCCGGGGTGCCGGAGGGcggaggagctcgaggaggcggtgtggcggctgcgggcggagaAGGAGGCCGcggagcgcgcggcggcggcgctgcgggcggAGCTGGACGCGGAGCGCGGGGCTGCGGCGACCGCGGCGACCGAGACGATGCTGATGATCGCGCGGCTGCAGCGGGAGAAGGCCGCGGCCATGATGGAGGCGCGCGAGCTCCAGGCCCTCGCCGAGGGCCGGGCCCTGCGGGAATGCGAGCTGCATGACCGGCTCGCCGCGGTCTCCGCGCTCGCCGCGTCCTACGCCGCGCTGCTCCGCGCACACGGCGTCGACCCCGAGGAAGCGGAGGACGGCGGGAACTacgaggacgaggacgacgaTCATTCCGTCGAATACCTCGAGGCGGACGCGGATGGGGACGGCGAGAGCCACGGCGGAGACGCGGAGGCGACGGCAGTCACGGCACTGGTGGCCGAGGAGCCGCCGTCACCGCCTACGGCCGAGGAGGAGTCGGAGTACACCGCGGACGTGCAgtgcgtgccgtgcgcggccacGACGGAAGCCGCGGCCCCGCCGGCGCTGCGGGAGGCGAGCGCTGCCCGTGTCGCCGAGGACCCCAGTCTCTACGGGAGGGTAGCGGCGCTGGAGGCGGAGAGCGCGGCAATGCGGAgggaggtggcggcgctgcgggcGGAGCGCGCGCTGGTGGTGCTGGCGAGGGAGTTGGCGCGGCGGCTGTGCCTGCAGGCGGCGGCAGACGAGAGGgccgccgtggcggcggcggagaggccgCGCTTCTCGGCGCTCGCCATTTGCAGA TGGCTATTCTCTACAATAATTTGGGGAAAGACACATTCTGCATCTGCAGCCAG CTCCTCGTCCGGCTCGTCGACGTCGTCCCACCTCCGCCAGATTCTACTCCTGGGGAGATCCAAAGGCGATCACCGGATCCAGATCAGCCGGTCTCCACCGCGCAACCAAATGCCTGTGAGCGGAGAGACTGGACTGGCCGGCTGCGAGAAGCCATGGAGTTCCCCGTTGTGA